A window of candidate division WOR-3 bacterium genomic DNA:
TGTTGATAAGGAGGTAATAGAGGTTATAAAAATATTAAAAGAAAGAGGGTTTAAGCTTGGTATTGTTTCAAACACACCTGGGGGAAATGTGGAAAAGAAAATTCTTGAAGATGCAGGAATTTCATCTTTTTTTGATATAATGCTTTTTTCTTCTTTTGAAGGTGTAAGAAAACCGCATCCAGAGATTTTTATGAAAGTTATAAATTTTTTTAAAATAAAACCTGAAGAACTCTTACACATTGGGGATACTCCTGAACTTGATATAGAAGGTCCTTTAAAAATAGGTGCAAGGGCTATTTTATGGAATCCTAAGGGGAAAAAAGTAAAAGAGGATATTATAAGTATTAATAATTGGAAAGAATTAATAAATTTTGTTATAGAATAGATATTTTCTTTAAAATTTAGATAGGATGTCCATAAAATGTCCAAAGTGTTCTTTTGAAAATCCTGATGGTTTTGTTTTCTGTGGTAAATGTGGTTCAAGATTAATAGAGGAGAAAAAAGGTGAGAGGAAAAGAGTTTCAGTTATGTTTGTTGATGTGGCTGGTTTTACAAGTCTTTCAGAAAAAAGAGATGCAGAAGATGTTGTTAAAATTCTAAATATCTTTTTTACAGAGGTAAAGAAAATTGTGGAATATTATGATGGAAAGATTGATAAATACATAGGAGATGCATGTTTATGTTTTTTTGGAGTAAAAGGGGGATACGAAAATCATGCAGAAAAGGCAATAAGGGCAGCTCTTGAAATACTTAATTTTGTAAAAAATTTAAAAAAAGAATATGGAATAGGTGTGCATGTAGGTATAAATTCAGGAGAAATACTTTTAACAGGTATAGGTCTTAGTGAAACTCTTGATTATACAGTAATAGGTGACACTGTTAATCTTGCTCAACGTATAGAATCATTATCCGGTATTGATGAAATACTTGTAAGTGAAACAACAAAAAATTTAGCAGGTGACATATTTCTTTTTGAAAGTTTGGGAGCTCAAAAAGTTAAAGGTAAAAAAGAAAAAATTAAAATTTTTAAAGTTTTGGGATTATCTGAGGAGTTAAAAGAAAGTAGAAGATTTTTCTTTGTTGGAAGAAAAGAAATTATTGATAAGATTTTAAAGGAAATTAATGAAAATAAAAAAATTAAAGTTTTTGTTATATATGGACCCCCTGGTATTGGTAAAACTTCACTTCTCAATAAAATTAAAGATTTAATTGAAAGGGAATATAAAGTTTATAGTTTCCGAGCCTCTCCCTTTGGAGGAGAATTCAATATCTTTTCTTCTGAATTCAAGAAGAGTTTTGATTTTAAAAAAGAAGAAGATTATTTTAATTTTATTGATTATATTGAGAAAAAAAAGAAAACAATTTTTATTCTTGATGATATGCAATGGGCTGATTTTCTCTCTTATGAATTTATAAAATTTATAATTGAAAGAATTAAAATACCACTTACTTTAATAATTGCCACAAGAAATAAGGATGTAATTTTAAGAAGATTAAAGGGGGTTGATTTGGATTTTATAGAATTAAAAGGGTTTGATTATGAAGAATTTAAAGAATTTATAAATAAATTGAATATTTCTCTTCCAGTTCATTATCAGGAAGAAATATTTGAAAAAACAAAGGGTAATCCTTTATTCATTAATGAAATTCTTATATCAAAGGGGAAAAAAATACCTGACAGGATTGATCTCGTTTTAATGTCAGAAGTTGAAAATCTTGATGAAAGTTTAAAAGAGATATTAAAAAAAGTTTCTGTCTTAGGTCCTTCTTTTGAGGAAAAAGCTTTGAGTTTGATTGATATAGAAAGCAAAGATTTAGAAAAGTTGGTTGAAAAGGCTTACTTATTTAAGGAAGAGAATAAATATTATTTTAAAACTCCTCTTTTCCAGGAAACAATATATAACACTCTTTTAAAGGAGGAAAGAAGGGATATTCATAGAAAAATATGGAAAAATTCAAAAGATAAAGAAAATATTTTTTCAATCTATCATGCCTTTAGAGGTGAACTATTCGATGATGTTATAAAATTTGGGGAAAAAATGCTTAATATTCTATATGAAAGGGGAAGTATAAGTGATTTGAAATTAATAACAGATTTTCTAATTGAAAGTTATAAAGAAAAAAATTTAGAAGTTTCTAAAAACTGTATTTATAAGAGAATATATTCCCTTTTACATCTTGGTTTTCTGGAGGAAGCTAAAATTTTGATAGAAAATTTAAGTAAGGAAGATATAAATTACTATGATTTCCTTTCACTTTATTTCAGTTTTAAAGGAGAAAAAGAAAAATCTCTCTATATTCTTAAAAAAGGCATAAGTTTACTGGGAGATAAAGGTAAAAAACTTTTTTTATCCCTTGCTGATGTTTTACTTGATATGGGAGAATTTAAAGAGGGTTTTTTGATTCTTGAAAAGATAAAAGATGAGGTTTCCTTTTTTGAAAAAAGAGATAGGTTGAAATTTATGAATTTATACCAAACAGCTCTTGAAAACACCGGTAAATATAAAAAGTCACTTGAAATATGTTATAAGCTTTATAAAGAAAAAGAAAATCTTTCACTTAGTGAACTTGCAGCTCTTGAATCAAGTATTGCATTAAATAATTTAATCCTTGGCAATTTAGAGGATGCTGAAATCTGGTTTGAAAAATCTATAGAGAAATATAACTTTTTAAGAGAATATAAATCTCTTTACCCTGTTCTTGTTGAATATTCTTATCTTTTGTATACGAAAGGGGAATTTGAAAAAGCTTTAAAAAATTTAAAAAAGGCAAGGTATCTGGCAGAGTCGATGAGAGATAAAGAATACCTTGCAAAGATAGATGCTTACGAAGGGATAGTATTCCTTTCTTTGGGTAAAATAAAAAAGGCAGAAAAATCTTTTGAAAACTCAAAAATTTTTTTGGACTCAGAAGAACTTTTTAAAGGTGTTAATTTAACAGTTATTCATAATTATGCAACTCTCTTATTATATAAAAGGAAATTTGAGGATAGTATTACTTATTTTAAAAAACTTATAGAACTATCAAGAAAAGAAAAGGATAAATATGGAGAAAATTTCAATCTTTATTCTCTTTCTTTAAGTTATTTTTTGTTAGGAGACATTGATAATTCAATAAAATACATAGAAGAACCTCTTTTTTATTCTAAAAAGGAGAAGTTAAAAGTTTTTTATTTTAGGGTTTTATCACTTCTTTTTAAAATAAAGGTAATTAAAAAGGAAAATAAAACTGAAATTTTAAGAAAAATGGAAGAGATTATAGAAAATACCAAAAGAAGGGACTTACTTTTACTTTATAATTTTTACAAATTGTGGCTGAATAAGA
This region includes:
- a CDS encoding HAD family hydrolase, which translates into the protein MKIKVITFDYWDTLVPIDEEKIKKMREERAKEVVGFLKEKGYSFSYEEVKEISSKVWELYRVNPINNKEVTLNIMVEEILKNLKIRKSKKMVESLVKIYEEYLYKAGLSVDKEVIEVIKILKERGFKLGIVSNTPGGNVEKKILEDAGISSFFDIMLFSSFEGVRKPHPEIFMKVINFFKIKPEELLHIGDTPELDIEGPLKIGARAILWNPKGKKVKEDIISINNWKELINFVIE
- a CDS encoding adenylate/guanylate cyclase domain-containing protein, with amino-acid sequence MSIKCPKCSFENPDGFVFCGKCGSRLIEEKKGERKRVSVMFVDVAGFTSLSEKRDAEDVVKILNIFFTEVKKIVEYYDGKIDKYIGDACLCFFGVKGGYENHAEKAIRAALEILNFVKNLKKEYGIGVHVGINSGEILLTGIGLSETLDYTVIGDTVNLAQRIESLSGIDEILVSETTKNLAGDIFLFESLGAQKVKGKKEKIKIFKVLGLSEELKESRRFFFVGRKEIIDKILKEINENKKIKVFVIYGPPGIGKTSLLNKIKDLIEREYKVYSFRASPFGGEFNIFSSEFKKSFDFKKEEDYFNFIDYIEKKKKTIFILDDMQWADFLSYEFIKFIIERIKIPLTLIIATRNKDVILRRLKGVDLDFIELKGFDYEEFKEFINKLNISLPVHYQEEIFEKTKGNPLFINEILISKGKKIPDRIDLVLMSEVENLDESLKEILKKVSVLGPSFEEKALSLIDIESKDLEKLVEKAYLFKEENKYYFKTPLFQETIYNTLLKEERRDIHRKIWKNSKDKENIFSIYHAFRGELFDDVIKFGEKMLNILYERGSISDLKLITDFLIESYKEKNLEVSKNCIYKRIYSLLHLGFLEEAKILIENLSKEDINYYDFLSLYFSFKGEKEKSLYILKKGISLLGDKGKKLFLSLADVLLDMGEFKEGFLILEKIKDEVSFFEKRDRLKFMNLYQTALENTGKYKKSLEICYKLYKEKENLSLSELAALESSIALNNLILGNLEDAEIWFEKSIEKYNFLREYKSLYPVLVEYSYLLYTKGEFEKALKNLKKARYLAESMRDKEYLAKIDAYEGIVFLSLGKIKKAEKSFENSKIFLDSEELFKGVNLTVIHNYATLLLYKRKFEDSITYFKKLIELSRKEKDKYGENFNLYSLSLSYFLLGDIDNSIKYIEEPLFYSKKEKLKVFYFRVLSLLFKIKVIKKENKTEILRKMEEIIENTKRRDLLLLYNFYKLWLNKIDFKKIKSELRNLKKELKFNIYLIEKYSLDVLKKFI